A stretch of Candidatus Vicinibacter affinis DNA encodes these proteins:
- the purB gene encoding adenylosuccinate lyase, whose protein sequence is MLTNISAIDGRYFEKTRILEAYFSEHALFKYRVKVEILYFLQLIKTGIVQIDLDKKLEQDLNSIYENYSIADSQRIKEFESQTKHDIKAVEYFIKEKLGSIGLSRHLEFVHFGLTSQDINNTALPLMIKDASQLVLIPFVEALQKELLQLIAQIGHLPMLARTHGQPASPTTLGKEIRVFAERIEIQLNRFKEIEFSGKFGGATGNLNAHKVAYPDLNWPVWCEKFLMEKLGISRQKTTTQIAHYDEIAEWCHQLIRMNTILLDFCKDIWTYISMEYFKQRIKEGEIGSSAMPHKVNPIDFENAEGNLSFSNAILGYLAEKLPISRLQRDLTDSTVLRNVGTPLGHMLIAFQSISQGLSKLEVNRSKIQEDLDTHWIVLAEAIQTVLRREGYQQPYEKLKDLTRGKTVVTQDDLIDFINKLDINEEVKMELKSITPNNYIGYAE, encoded by the coding sequence TTGTTAACAAATATTTCAGCGATTGACGGACGGTACTTCGAGAAAACGAGGATTTTAGAAGCTTATTTTTCAGAGCACGCATTATTCAAATATAGAGTAAAGGTAGAAATACTCTATTTCCTTCAACTCATCAAAACCGGGATTGTCCAAATTGATTTAGATAAAAAGTTGGAACAAGATCTTAATTCCATTTACGAAAATTATTCTATAGCGGATTCACAAAGAATAAAAGAATTTGAAAGTCAGACAAAGCATGACATCAAAGCAGTAGAATATTTTATAAAAGAAAAACTTGGCAGCATTGGGCTAAGTCGTCATCTTGAGTTTGTACATTTTGGTCTAACTTCTCAAGATATCAACAATACTGCTTTGCCTTTAATGATTAAAGATGCTAGCCAATTGGTGCTCATTCCGTTTGTCGAAGCTTTGCAAAAGGAACTTTTACAATTAATAGCCCAAATAGGGCATTTGCCAATGCTGGCTAGAACCCACGGACAACCTGCAAGCCCTACGACCTTAGGAAAGGAAATAAGAGTCTTTGCAGAAAGGATTGAGATACAATTAAATCGATTTAAAGAAATAGAGTTTAGTGGAAAATTTGGAGGCGCAACCGGCAATCTAAATGCCCATAAAGTTGCTTATCCCGATCTTAACTGGCCTGTATGGTGTGAAAAATTTCTCATGGAAAAATTGGGAATTTCAAGGCAGAAAACAACTACTCAAATAGCTCATTATGATGAAATAGCAGAATGGTGTCATCAATTAATTAGGATGAACACCATTTTGCTTGATTTTTGTAAGGATATTTGGACCTATATATCAATGGAGTATTTCAAGCAGAGAATTAAGGAAGGAGAAATTGGGTCTTCTGCCATGCCGCATAAAGTAAATCCAATAGATTTTGAAAATGCAGAAGGCAATCTTTCTTTTTCAAATGCAATACTTGGATATTTAGCCGAAAAGTTACCTATATCCAGATTGCAGAGGGACTTGACAGATAGTACGGTGTTAAGAAATGTTGGAACTCCATTAGGACATATGCTGATTGCATTCCAATCAATTTCACAAGGCTTAAGTAAACTGGAAGTAAATCGTTCGAAAATCCAGGAAGATTTGGACACACATTGGATCGTTCTGGCTGAAGCCATTCAGACCGTTTTAAGAAGAGAAGGTTATCAACAACCTTATGAAAAATTAAAAGATCTAACCAGAGGTAAAACTGTGGTGACTCAGGATGATTTAATTGATTTCATTAATAAACTTGACATAAATGAAGAGGTCAAAATGGAATTAAAATCAATAACCCCTAATAATTACATTGGGTACGCTGAGTAG
- a CDS encoding TIGR02206 family membrane protein yields MHEHYLVPLFSFIWWFGIIGAFIFYFSLGKLGIYFRKRGTERIYKNVLFGLFATREILIHGYYIYTGVFSIKDSLPLHLCNISYVMSLICLFKFIPILFEFVLLLGMVGASMSFITPEMTHGYHPFLAFDYYLSHGLIIFMPMYYFFVDQIRPRPGSWLKVFLLGNLILGIVGLINYYLGSNYIFLCDPPKVDNPLVTGGFPYHIYGFEIIGSIFIGSFYYIFRRLKFNLFVN; encoded by the coding sequence ATGCATGAACATTATCTTGTACCTCTGTTTTCTTTTATTTGGTGGTTCGGAATAATTGGAGCATTTATTTTTTATTTTAGTCTCGGAAAATTAGGAATTTATTTTCGTAAACGTGGAACTGAAAGGATATACAAAAATGTATTATTTGGATTATTTGCAACCAGAGAAATTTTAATTCATGGTTATTACATTTACACAGGAGTCTTCAGTATAAAGGATTCTCTTCCTTTGCACTTATGCAACATCTCCTATGTAATGTCTTTGATTTGTTTATTCAAATTCATACCTATATTATTTGAATTTGTACTGTTACTTGGAATGGTGGGAGCCTCAATGAGCTTTATTACACCTGAAATGACCCACGGCTATCATCCTTTTTTAGCATTTGATTATTACCTTAGTCATGGCCTTATCATCTTTATGCCGATGTACTACTTTTTTGTTGATCAAATACGTCCCAGACCTGGATCATGGCTTAAGGTATTTTTACTAGGAAACCTCATTTTAGGAATAGTTGGACTTATCAATTATTATTTGGGATCTAATTATATATTTTTATGTGATCCTCCAAAAGTAGACAATCCTTTGGTCACAGGAGGATTTCCATATCATATTTACGGATTTGAGATTATTGGTTCAATTTTTATTGGAAGTTTTTATTATATTTTCAGAAGACTCAAATTCAATTTATTTGTAAATTAA
- the mnmD gene encoding tRNA (5-methylaminomethyl-2-thiouridine)(34)-methyltransferase MnmD, whose translation MIKPVIFNSADGSDSVLHPIWNSYYHSKHGALSESLKVYIEYGLAYRSQIQNSIKIFEFGFGTGLNAYLTLLFAIQNGVTVNYQTIENMPLLEDTWSRLNYPNIQTALGSSNEYFQLLHRLSWGQEFIVCNNFLLTKNNSSFESFKPDSEFDIIYFDAFGPEIQPDLWTLESLEKLYFMLAPGGILLTFCAKGQFKRDLRSLGFIVEALSGPIGKREVTRAIKL comes from the coding sequence ATGATTAAACCTGTTATTTTTAATTCTGCCGATGGTTCAGATAGTGTACTCCACCCTATTTGGAATTCCTATTATCATTCCAAACATGGAGCTCTTTCGGAGAGTTTGAAGGTCTACATAGAATATGGTCTTGCTTATAGAAGTCAAATTCAAAATTCAATCAAAATCTTTGAATTTGGTTTTGGAACGGGACTTAATGCTTATTTAACACTACTTTTTGCAATTCAGAATGGAGTCACAGTCAACTATCAGACCATTGAAAACATGCCACTTCTTGAAGATACCTGGAGTAGACTAAATTACCCTAATATCCAGACCGCCTTAGGTTCATCCAATGAGTATTTTCAGCTTTTACACAGGCTTTCCTGGGGGCAAGAATTCATTGTTTGTAACAATTTTTTATTGACAAAAAATAATTCGAGTTTTGAGTCTTTTAAACCTGATTCGGAATTTGATATAATCTATTTTGATGCCTTTGGCCCAGAAATTCAACCAGACTTATGGACTTTAGAAAGTTTGGAAAAATTGTACTTTATGTTGGCTCCAGGTGGAATATTGTTAACGTTCTGTGCAAAAGGACAATTTAAAAGAGACCTAAGATCATTGGGTTTTATAGTAGAAGCACTTTCAGGTCCGATTGGTAAAAGAGAAGTTACCAGAGCTATAAAGCTTTAG
- a CDS encoding peptidoglycan synthetase: protein MIQKIHLIAIGGSVMHNLALALHHGGHIVSGSDDQIYEPAKSRLSKAGIMPPEEGWFPEKINAELDLVILGMHAKDDNPELKKALQLGLKVSSFPEFVFSQFNEKQRLVVAGSHGKTTTTSMLMHVLKKLSKKFDYLVGAQLEGFNEMVSFTDADLALIEGDEYLSSCMDKSPKFLHYKPQIAIITGIAWDHYNVFPTYDLYKKAFSDFILSMPTGGNLIYFEKDPELVTLIGQFGTHLNCIPYKEAPYVQQDQETYLIGQSACYKLNVFGKHNLQNIQSIRLACNLLGISESDCNEAISDFKGASRRMELLEETEDKFVFQDFAHAPSKVKATLEAIREKFKTRKVLAIQELHTYSSLNKAFIPQYLGTMNPVDNGIIFFDKKALEIKRMPELEEDFIRQSFGRSDLLVINESDILKEQILKIAKSAEVVLFLGSGNFGGLNIRSLAKEIVNS, encoded by the coding sequence ATGATCCAAAAGATTCACCTCATTGCGATAGGGGGGAGTGTAATGCATAATTTGGCCCTGGCATTGCATCATGGGGGACATATAGTCAGTGGTTCTGACGATCAGATCTATGAACCAGCAAAATCCAGGTTATCAAAAGCTGGAATAATGCCTCCCGAAGAAGGGTGGTTTCCTGAAAAAATAAATGCTGAATTGGACTTAGTAATCCTTGGAATGCATGCAAAGGATGACAACCCTGAGTTGAAGAAAGCCCTTCAACTGGGATTAAAAGTTTCATCTTTTCCGGAATTTGTGTTTAGTCAGTTCAATGAAAAACAAAGGTTGGTAGTTGCAGGTAGTCATGGTAAAACGACGACCACCTCTATGCTTATGCATGTATTGAAGAAGCTATCCAAAAAATTTGACTATTTGGTGGGAGCTCAACTTGAAGGATTTAACGAAATGGTATCCTTTACAGATGCAGACTTAGCTTTAATTGAAGGTGATGAATATTTAAGTTCTTGCATGGATAAAAGTCCTAAATTTCTTCATTATAAGCCACAAATTGCGATTATAACTGGAATCGCCTGGGATCATTACAATGTTTTTCCCACCTATGACTTATACAAAAAAGCATTCTCCGATTTTATTTTGTCTATGCCAACAGGAGGAAATCTTATTTATTTTGAAAAAGATCCCGAGTTGGTGACTCTTATTGGGCAATTTGGAACTCATCTTAATTGCATTCCTTACAAGGAGGCTCCTTATGTTCAACAAGATCAAGAAACCTATTTAATTGGACAGAGCGCATGTTATAAATTAAATGTCTTCGGTAAACATAATCTGCAAAATATTCAATCTATCAGATTGGCTTGTAACTTGTTGGGAATTTCTGAATCAGATTGCAATGAAGCCATCAGCGACTTCAAAGGGGCATCAAGAAGAATGGAACTTCTTGAAGAAACAGAAGACAAATTCGTTTTCCAAGACTTTGCACACGCTCCTTCAAAAGTCAAAGCCACTTTGGAGGCGATAAGAGAAAAATTTAAAACGAGAAAAGTGCTTGCTATTCAGGAATTACATACCTATAGTAGTTTAAATAAAGCTTTTATCCCTCAATATTTAGGAACCATGAATCCAGTTGATAATGGCATCATCTTTTTTGATAAAAAAGCGTTAGAAATAAAACGCATGCCTGAATTAGAAGAAGATTTCATTCGTCAGTCATTTGGCAGGTCTGATTTATTGGTGATTAATGAATCAGACATTTTAAAGGAACAAATTCTTAAAATTGCAAAATCAGCTGAAGTCGTTTTATTTCTTGGCTCAGGGAATTTTGGAGGATTGAATATCAGAAGTCTGGCTAAAGAAATTGTAAATAGTTAA